TCGTTATAATTTTTCTGGTACGCAGTCCCGACCAATAGTAACAATCTAGATTATCTCACCTATGACCACTACACTAATTAGAGTCTGTAGAATCTCCCTCTGTAGCTAGAACAGAGGATAAGAGAAAAATTTGGGAAACATTTCTGAGATTAGCTGAAATATTTCACCCTGATAAGGTAAAAGACAGTGAGACACAGAGATATCATACAGAAATTATGAAATCAATCAATAAAGCCTACCAACAAGGAGATTTAGCGAGACTTCTTGAAATTGAGCAAACTCAGCAAGCAGGAGAAATTATTGATTATAATAAAGAGGATAATTTAACTCGAAAATGTCGAATTATAGAACAGCAAAATCAAATTCTCCTTGCTCAATATGACAATTTGAAATGGGAACTACATTTGGCAAAAAATACTCCAGAAGGAACGATGGTTTCTGATTCTCGCAAAGCTACTAAAAAAGGCTTTGATGGTAGAAACAATAGAATCGCAAATCAACGTTGTTGTTCAAATTCGGGATTTTATCAAGGACTTTAAAGAGTAGAAGATCGCGATCAAAGAATTTCTCGGTGGCCCACCAAGTCTGCACTCTTTAGACGAAGAAATCATGGAAGATATTTTGGAGCAGATGTTGTCATAATTAATGAAATAGTAATTGATTATTATTGAATAATATTTGGGAATACCAACTGAACAGGATTATTCAAAAGCTTCGACTCTTTCAATAATAAACCATTCATGATACAAAACTGCTAGAAGAAATTCCTCCCCCTTCAAGCGATCGCATACCGCCATAAATCCAGAGAAAAAAGGATCATCTTCATAGGTAGTATCAGACAAAAAAAGCGTTACAGAGTTATTATCTACACTCCAGATACACCTGATTATGGTGATATTAGGGTGATGTGACTTATCTACAGGTAATAATATCGTACATCCTTGAACTGACAAAAATTCTGGCTGTTCATATCTGAGAACTGATTCCCAACTCTCTGGCCCTTCATGCTTCTCAATAATCCTATCCCATCTAACTGCCTTAATTTTTTCTAGGCTTTCTGCTGATAAGTCTGATAATTTCATAGCTTGTATCTCATAAAGAAGAAGAGTAGACATCAAGGTGTTTTGTTCAAGCAGTTATTTTTCCTAAACTCATTGCACGGGATCTAATTGATAGTAACGTTGCAGTTGCTCATAAAGCGCCGCATACTTGGACAACAATTGCTGTGGCAATTCAAAGAATGTCGCAGTCGCTACTGCGAAAAATTCTGCGGGATTCGTCAGTTATTAGTATCTTGTTTCACCTATAACCACTTTGAGGACGATCGCGACGCAATGCCATACCAAACGGGAGCGTATGTGGCATTGGCGTAGCCACGTTGTTCGGCGAGACTTCTACGTGCAAAGCGCGAACATCGCGGCGACGGCACTCGGCCAGCAATGACTACGCTCAAAAATCCCAAAAAATGACTTAAAGTCTTTAAGGAGAAACACCAAATAAATGCACTTTACCTTCGATCTGGTTTAAATCTTGAAGAAAGCGGGCGCGGATATGATTTGACTGAGGTGATTGTCCTCCCATAAACAAGCAAACAATTTCTTGACAATCCACTTCTATTTCTTGACTAGGTATATTAACTCGCTTAATACTTGCCCATGAACAATTAGGATTGCCATTGGCAGCATTGCCTCCAATATCTGGATTACGTTTGTAATTGCGTTCGTAAATCAGGTGCATACCTTCTCCGCGAGTTTCTACCGCATCGGTTTCCAACCACTCAAAATCATTCTCATCAATTGGATTAGTTTCGGAACCAGGAACAGCATAAACAGCACAAGTACGGGGTGAAAATATCTCACCCTCTAATGACTGATTGGCATTTATATTAATTCTGTTAGCCCACTGCGATCGCACAGCCGTCAACCAATTATCATAGATAGAAGTCCAACTTTCTGGATTTAGTGGCAAACTTAAAGTTCTTTTCTGCAAGAGTCCTTCTCTATTGGGGACTTGGTGTTTGATGACTAAATGACTTCCCCGTGTTGCAGGATAGCCGTTATTCATGTGGAAAATATGTAAAGGTCGTCGCCAACCTCTACCAACACCTCCTGTACTAACTGCAAACCGGATAATCGGGAGAATAATTTTGTTGAGAATTTCGCTTGGTGCAGTAACTTGTAATTTCCCTTCCCAAACATAAAAGTAAGGCTGGTTACTTGAGCGATCGCCCCAAATTTCTATCCCCGGAATCATGCGGATTTTTACGCAACCTTTGTGGGTATCTGCTTCTATGGTTCCTATGGTTCCCATTAGTTCCCACAAAGTTTTTTTTGCGTTATCTTCCGACATGACACCCAACAGAAACCGCAATATCCAAGAACGCAACCAACCGCGCCAATGAGAAGGACGAAAATCTTGTTGTTGTCGATCAGCACCCGCACAACCTTGGCTGTAGAGTTTAAATTCAAAGGTTTTAGTAGTGGAACCATTTTCAGCTTGGCGTAATTGTGTTGAAGGTCTAAAACTGCTAGGTGCTTTAATCTGACCATATCCCGCAGAGGTACGACTGCCAACTCCATGAACGCTAAGTGCTTGCTGCACCCATTCCCAAACTGTTTGGACATCTTGGGGGCTGGCTTTACCAAAAATCCCTCGAATTGCTACTGTCACCGGAATAGTATCTTCACCATCTCCCAAAGTGTAAATTGAAAGTGGTGTACCTTGCCCCTGATGATAAACTTGGAAGTCTTGCTGTGGGTTAACTATATCTAAAACAAGTTTGGTTGCTGTTTCGGGCCATGCATCAAAAAATTCGATTTTACCCTCTTGAATAACGTTTCTTTGTTGATAGCCCAACAAATTCAACATTTGCTGACGAATGCTGGGACGTTCCATTGCCCACGCACGCACGATTCCCCGAATTGAAGAACCAGGAATATAGCCATTCAGGGGAAGTTCTGGCATTTCATCCAAGTTTTCGTCTAATTGGCGTTTATCTTCTGCTCGTCCATTAGTAACATACCAAGCACCACTTGGTTCTCCCGCAGAAACCATTGTCTCAACATCGGGATGGGGAAATGAACCAACTTTACTTCTCCATTGCAGGGTAAAAGTATCTTTCTTGAATAAATTTGATGTTCCTCGGCGTTGATGTTGTTTTTCTAGGAAATGAACCAGTTGGGGTGCAGTGTACATAACTTAATTTAAAAGTTAAAAGTTGAGACGCGATTAATCGCATCTGTACAAAAGTCAAAAGAGGAATTATGCAGAATAGGCTCTAGCCCAAAAATTCCAATGATTGGATAGAATCATTGCTTTGCGCCAAGTAGCCATATATTTATCAGGTTCATTCTTTGCCATTTGGACAATCATCTCGCGTAATTCTTCTTCCGAAGGTGGTATTTCGGAATTGATCAGTTGACCAAGAAGCGATTTCCAGACGGGAAGAATACGCGATCGCACTGTTCCTCCTTGGGCATTTGTTTGATTGACATAGGCTGCGGCTGAGAGTAAACCAAAAACCCGCAAATGCTGAGATAGCCTTAAAATCGCGTTTAACTCTTCTTTACTAATTGCAGTATTAGGACTGTTTTCAAGATATTTTTGAATATGTTGGTGAGCAGTCAGGCTGATTTGTTCTGGCTTAACCATGACTATGCCTCCACAGGGACAGATTGACTTGTTTTTAATCCAGGTAAAGTATCATTTGTCACCCAGCCTTGTACCCAACCTCGCCCGACGTTGGCTTGTCCGCCAATTTGAAATAATCCTGTAACAACATCCATCAAATAATCATGTTCCTGTTTGGCTACGGGATTAGTTTTATTTAATTTGTAACCCCAAGGGTAGTAGAGAATAGTATCTCTAGGAATACAAACATCAGTCCAAAATATTTCTGCACCACCTTCAGAATGATCTTCGTTATCTTCATCATCAAGTTTGTTAATTTTGTTGCGAATCTGCGTCCACAATGAATGCTCCATTAAGGTTTGAAAATCGCTATCAGCCAGAACAATGCGATTATGATTCCAGGTTGATTTAACAGCATCAGCAAGCGCTTGCTGCCAATCTCCTGCTAGTGCGATCGCTTGTTTTTGGAGTTCTGTAAGTGCTGAAACTTCTAATTGAGCGTCAGCAACGTAATAACTACCGACTTGAGTTCCTACAGGGCGATGGGGAAACTCAGTTATTGGTAGCCCAGATAGTAATGCATGGTTGCCGATCAGCGAATGGCAACTTACCCAAGTAAATACATTTCGATTGCCGTTCATTGACATTGTTCGCATCGGCACCCATAATAAGCGAGCATCACCAAACCAAACTTGATGAATTCCCATTTGTCCATCCGCACTTAATTCCCTGCCAAATAATTTATCTGCGGCTGCTGGGTCGATAGAGTTGACATCCCATCGCAAGCTACCTCTGAGTGAAGAACCCGGAATGTAAGGAAAATCGGTGTGTACTTCGCGGACAATATCTAAGATGTTTCCTAAATCGCCTTCGCCACCGCAATGAATTGGTGCAAGTGTATAAAGATATCCAGTCCGAAAATCACTCATAGATTAAATTCCTTGTCCCCATAAAAGTTTTCCATAATTAAGCTGTTTAAAAGTTTCCAAGCAACGCCCACTCTGTTCGGGTAATACCTGCAATTGTGCTGGTAGTTCGCCATCAAAGATGTAAACTGTCCCCGGTGGTACAAAAGCTCGTTGCGGTAAGAGTGCAGATTCCTCCCTTTTTTTGTCGCCCTTATCTTTATCTTTACGCAGTGTCGAGATCCCACCCCAGAGTAAAGCTTTGTCGGTAGCGCAGCCTTTTAACTGTTGCTTCCAAGCTTGGGGATAGGCGCTGTATCTTGTTTCTGTAAATAGTGCCAGTCCAGGGGTAAGAAGATAGGCAAAGTTTGATCCTGTGGAGGAGCGATCGCCTGTAATCAAACCAAGTTGTTCTTTCAAGACTGTATCGGGTGGATTTCCATCCGATACGGGAGATCCTACTGTAATCAAACCAAGTTGTTCTTTCAAGACCGTATCAGCTTGCAATGGCGATACTAAAGCCCGGTGTCCCTCCCCCCCAACCGGACAATGCTTTCGGTTTCTAAAACATTTCCACTCAAAGCCGCGATAAAGCACCATCCATGTTCAAGGCGGACGGCGACTTCGGTAAAGTAGCCATCAGCATCTTTAACTTGTCGCTTGTCAGATTGCATTTGGATGTGAGGTAATACCTGCGTCTTCCAAGGATTGCTGTGAAAGTCTGTTTTTTTGCCAATTACTGCTATTTTTTTTACCTTCAAGGTAATCAAACAGTGCTTCGGCTTTAATCCAAGGTTTGGGCGGGCTGATATTCCCGTCCCATTTTTTATTTAGAACCAGTGGATTAATTTGCTCCCCATCAAATACCAAGTGCTTCCACGCTTCATGTTCACGGTTAACGGGTTGCAAGCGTTGAATTTCACTCCAGTTATCAGAGGCGGTTTTGCGATCTTCTCCTGGGGGATATAGACAGACTAAATCTTTGGGGGTAGGTAGCCACAGGGTATGGTTGCTATCTAATAAAAACGGGCCAAGAAAAGTTAAATCGCGTTTGCTACGTTCCTCCTGATTATTGGTTAGTGGTAAAAGCGATCGCATTGCCTGAAATACTGTAATTGGCATAGGTGGAAATAGCCCTTTCGCCCACGAACCATCACCAGGACTAAATGGTTTGCAATCTCGAAATAGTAATACATCTAAAGGAGTAATTTTATACCAGTGCATGAGAAGTAAAAAGTAAAAAGAATTAAAGTTATTTTTTCAACGCAGAGGAAGCCGGAGTCCGCGCAGAGTAATAGAAAGGCGGATAAAACAGCATTTGATTTTTTCGCAATTGACATAATTGACATACATCATAGATAACTCTAACTTCTAACTTCTAACTTCTAACTTTTTCCATTGACTGCGTTCAACCCGCTTATCGATCCAAAAAGCGGTAAATTTCAGAAGTTTAGCTAAGTCTTCGGGTTTAATACCTATAGGTTCGGACTTAATTTTTTGAGCTTCTTTAATTAAGTGTTTTAGGGGTTGTTGATCCCATTGCTTTGGTTCTTGTAATTCGAGGATTTGTCTAGCCCGTTCTCTTTGTTCTAAGGTTTGTTCACCACCTTCAGCTAAAACTTCTCTGGCCCATTCTTTGAGAGTTTGTTTAGCCCATTTTCTGAGAGCTAATTTTGCCCATTCTTCCCATTTATCCAACCATTGCTCAATTTTTTTAAATGTCTCCTCAAGTTCTTTGCTGCGATCGCGGTTGTCCATGATGACTCTAGCTGCTTTCGAGAACAGATGGTGATGCTCAGTAACGGAAGCGCGACGGGGAAGTTCTTCAGCTAACCGATGCAGTAATGGACTGAGTTTTTCTGTGTATAATTCATATTCTTTTACCCAGTCCCACCAAGTATCTAGTAACTCACCCTTCATCAGTGCTTCTAACTGGTTCCCACCACCGTAAATTATTCGGAAGCAAATACCATCTTTGTCAGGGATTTTTTTCGCCCTCTCTGCTTCTGCTTGCCATACACTTTCAAGAACAGTAGGGAGAGGAACGCTTTTATGAGCAACTATTACACCAGCACTCATAGTTGCTTTTCTTCCCATTGTGAAGTGCGGACGTTTAAGTAAGTCTTTGACCTGTTCACCGGGATACCAGTAACCAGTAGTTTGATCAGGCTCAGAAGAAATATTATTGCGATCGTTTGCAAACTCATTCTTGGGGTCTTTGCCACCACTCCAAGCAGCACGCAATGATAACAGATATTCTGGTAAATCTTCTGGAGGTAAGACTGCCATGACATCATCGCCACCACTGTAAATAACTCGACCGCAGAAACGTTTTTCTGTCAGATAGGGAACCAAGCGATTGGAAAAATCTAAAAGGGCACGGTTTAAACCAACATGAGTAGCAGGCCCCATACGTTTAGTTTCTTTAAGGAGTGTATTAAATAGATCATTCTCAAAATTTGTCAAGTTTTGATCCACAGCATCGATTTCAACATAAGAATCGTATTTTTCGAGTTCTTTTCCAGAAACATAATCGCCCATTCCATCGCCATCAGCGAGGACAATTACCCACCAATCGGCCGGACTGCTGTCACCAAAGCCACTATTCTGATGTGCTTGTTCAACAATTTCTCGTAAAATATCAACTTGTTTGCGACTGGTTTGGTTATTGTTAGCTCTGTTATGTTCCTGTTCTTGCAAGCTCATATCATCAATGAGCCATTTACTAGAAAACATCACTCCGTTATAACCACCTTTGAGGTTAGGAAATTCTTCCTGAATTGCTTTATCTGCATTGGAGATATGGAATGGACGGCTGGTTTTTGAGTAAAATGCATGTTGCTGCTTTTTGGAAAATTTATATCTGTGCTGATTGAAAAGTTGATATAAATTAGTTCTGTAAGTTTTGATTAAATTGGGATGTTCGCTGGCAAAAGCGGCGGCGGCGATGGAACTCAGATTGGGAAACCTAATAAACTTTTCGTAATCGATTATTTTAGTTATTTGTTTTAAAATTTGATTATTATCTTCTGTCTCTTCTGTCCCTAATTCATTAGCAGCTTCATCAGGTAATGGGTCTTCAGTTAGTTCGATAGAAATCCCTAAAGATTTTGCTACATCTCCATAGACCCAAGCCATACGCTTGGTTAATTCCAGTGCGTTAAGTTTCTCTGAACCATTAAATAAACCCCGATAAGCCTTGGACATGACAAACCAAAATAAGCGCATCGAACCTGCTTTTAAACCACTACCTTGGCGGAAGTCACGTACTTGTCCATCAAGAGTTTTTTTGACTTGATAATTTAGCCGAGGATGAACGGCGCTAAATTGACCCGATATTGTGGAACGTTCACCGGGGGCAGTAGCAATTTGCCAGTTCCGGGTATATTTAATATTATTTAAACAACGTCCTAAACGTTGGTGAATGCTACCCCACCATGTTCCCACGTTTAAACTTATATAAAAATTATTTTCAAATTCGCTAGGTAAATTGTCAAATGGTTGCGCAATTTCATTTTGGATATCTATCCAGTCTTTATCAAAAATAGAATTATTATTCTTATCAATAATTAATCCTTGATTTTGATTTTCTAGTTGTTTTTGACTTCCGAGAGGGATTGCTGTCCAGTATGGTTCCCAAGTGTGATTAAGTTGGGCTGACCAAAGCTTGTTCCATTCCCAACAAGATTGTTGCTTGAGAAGATTTAGCTCTTGTTGATAGGCTTCGAGGTCAGATGTATTTTTTAATTCAGGGAATACTTCGTGCAATATTCCGTTCAATTCTGTTTGAGTTTGATTATCTAAAAAATTAATTACCTGTTCTCTAATGTGGTTCCTAACTTTTATTCCGATT
This genomic interval from Nostoc sp. KVJ3 contains the following:
- a CDS encoding RAMP superfamily protein codes for the protein MYTAPQLVHFLEKQHQRRGTSNLFKKDTFTLQWRSKVGSFPHPDVETMVSAGEPSGAWYVTNGRAEDKRQLDENLDEMPELPLNGYIPGSSIRGIVRAWAMERPSIRQQMLNLLGYQQRNVIQEGKIEFFDAWPETATKLVLDIVNPQQDFQVYHQGQGTPLSIYTLGDGEDTIPVTVAIRGIFGKASPQDVQTVWEWVQQALSVHGVGSRTSAGYGQIKAPSSFRPSTQLRQAENGSTTKTFEFKLYSQGCAGADRQQQDFRPSHWRGWLRSWILRFLLGVMSEDNAKKTLWELMGTIGTIEADTHKGCVKIRMIPGIEIWGDRSSNQPYFYVWEGKLQVTAPSEILNKIILPIIRFAVSTGGVGRGWRRPLHIFHMNNGYPATRGSHLVIKHQVPNREGLLQKRTLSLPLNPESWTSIYDNWLTAVRSQWANRININANQSLEGEIFSPRTCAVYAVPGSETNPIDENDFEWLETDAVETRGEGMHLIYERNYKRNPDIGGNAANGNPNCSWASIKRVNIPSQEIEVDCQEIVCLFMGGQSPQSNHIRARFLQDLNQIEGKVHLFGVSP
- a CDS encoding RAMP superfamily CRISPR-associated protein codes for the protein MSDFRTGYLYTLAPIHCGGEGDLGNILDIVREVHTDFPYIPGSSLRGSLRWDVNSIDPAAADKLFGRELSADGQMGIHQVWFGDARLLWVPMRTMSMNGNRNVFTWVSCHSLIGNHALLSGLPITEFPHRPVGTQVGSYYVADAQLEVSALTELQKQAIALAGDWQQALADAVKSTWNHNRIVLADSDFQTLMEHSLWTQIRNKINKLDDEDNEDHSEGGAEIFWTDVCIPRDTILYYPWGYKLNKTNPVAKQEHDYLMDVVTGLFQIGGQANVGRGWVQGWVTNDTLPGLKTSQSVPVEA
- a CDS encoding type III-B CRISPR module-associated Cmr3 family protein, whose translation is MQSDKRQVKDADGYFTEVAVRLEHGWCFIAALSGNVLETESIVRLGGRDTGL
- a CDS encoding type III-B CRISPR module-associated Cmr3 family protein, giving the protein MHWYKITPLDVLLFRDCKPFSPGDGSWAKGLFPPMPITVFQAMRSLLPLTNNQEERSKRDLTFLGPFLLDSNHTLWLPTPKDLVCLYPPGEDRKTASDNWSEIQRLQPVNREHEAWKHLVFDGEQINPLVLNKKWDGNISPPKPWIKAEALFDYLEGKKNSSNWQKNRLSQQSLEDAGITSHPNAI
- the cas10 gene encoding type III-B CRISPR-associated protein Cas10/Cmr2 gives rise to the protein MNFYQRKLYALLQAPEFADWGNHVLLQLDCLNHDIDNLNNWWNGINSNAGMGKHAQDIASSSDRVNLFHIERRENTQQVTVRHPISGQKQQVTTLQPLRNAPDISQIKSEANAKKVFWWFWRFYPELLADTQPDALLFPAHTVIPDCPLHSHQSTVSALTGAMFPKCWKSGEEHETPYLLTFSFSPVQDFIKSSRKFLDFWAGSYLLHYLSTQLCWHISQHLGPDAIIIPSLWSQEIIDALIVQKYHDFAPNFTNLQNGGEPVNRFTEKISTSLSTAGFPNVITILVPGKQASEKWGRYLTKKLTKEWIKIGIKVRNHIREQVINFLDNQTQTELNGILHEVFPELKNTSDLEAYQQELNLLKQQSCWEWNKLWSAQLNHTWEPYWTAIPLGSQKQLENQNQGLIIDKNNNSIFDKDWIDIQNEIAQPFDNLPSEFENNFYISLNVGTWWGSIHQRLGRCLNNIKYTRNWQIATAPGERSTISGQFSAVHPRLNYQVKKTLDGQVRDFRQGSGLKAGSMRLFWFVMSKAYRGLFNGSEKLNALELTKRMAWVYGDVAKSLGISIELTEDPLPDEAANELGTEETEDNNQILKQITKIIDYEKFIRFPNLSSIAAAAFASEHPNLIKTYRTNLYQLFNQHRYKFSKKQQHAFYSKTSRPFHISNADKAIQEEFPNLKGGYNGVMFSSKWLIDDMSLQEQEHNRANNNQTSRKQVDILREIVEQAHQNSGFGDSSPADWWVIVLADGDGMGDYVSGKELEKYDSYVEIDAVDQNLTNFENDLFNTLLKETKRMGPATHVGLNRALLDFSNRLVPYLTEKRFCGRVIYSGGDDVMAVLPPEDLPEYLLSLRAAWSGGKDPKNEFANDRNNISSEPDQTTGYWYPGEQVKDLLKRPHFTMGRKATMSAGVIVAHKSVPLPTVLESVWQAEAERAKKIPDKDGICFRIIYGGGNQLEALMKGELLDTWWDWVKEYELYTEKLSPLLHRLAEELPRRASVTEHHHLFSKAARVIMDNRDRSKELEETFKKIEQWLDKWEEWAKLALRKWAKQTLKEWAREVLAEGGEQTLEQRERARQILELQEPKQWDQQPLKHLIKEAQKIKSEPIGIKPEDLAKLLKFTAFWIDKRVERSQWKKLEVRS